The Streptococcus sanguinis genome contains the following window.
ATCAAGCTTCTGAAATGTACTTTTCATTTGAGATGAACAATACTAAAGATAAAAACCTCTGATAGCATTGTTTGTTGCTTTCAGAGGTTTTTATATGTGCTGAGTTTGATTTACTACATCAAAGAGTATTCGTCAGATAGCATAATGGTTTCTTTGCCCTTGTTATCAACTATGTAGACTTTTCTGGGAAAGAAAGGGTCAAATTGATAGTTTAAGTCAAATGAAATAATGGTGTTGAAGTTCTTTTGTGAGAAGCGAAGAGATACTCTTCCTTGGCTATTGATGATTTCGAACTTGAGGACTGGGCGAAGTTCAAAGACTCCTTTGAGATTGTTATCAATAACGTACCAGAATGAGTCTATAATTTCTTCAGGGAGGCTCGTCATGATGCCAAAGCTGGCATATCGTCCGAGAGTATTTGTAAATGCCATGGGAGACTCCTTTCTTACAGTCTGGATTTTCTTATATGATACCCGAAAATGCTTGAGATTGCAAGAATTTGACCTCTGGTGAGGCCGAATTGGACAAAAGAAAAAGAGCTTGCGCTCTTTGACAACTTTATCGATTCTTTAGTTCAACATAACGTTTGTACCAAATATTGACATAAGCATCTGAAAATGGACCTCTTCCGTTGTTAATCCAATCAACTAGGATTTTGACATTTTCTTTGAGAATGAAATCCAAATCATCAGAATAGTGCATCTGTTTTTTGTGGCGTTCATATTCTTCTACATCCAAGAGGCGTTTTTCACCATCAGCAAAGACTTTGACGTCTAAATCATAGTCAATGTATTTTAGAGCTTCATTATCCAGATAGTAAGGACTGGCTAGGTTGCAGTAATATGAAGTTCCATTGTCTCGAATCATGGCAATGATATTAAACCAGTATTTTTTATGAAAATAGACAATGGCTGGTTCACGTGTTACCCAACGTCGACCATCACTTTCTGTTACCAGTGTGTGGTCATTAACGCCAATAATGGCGTTTTCTGTTGTCTTTAGTACCATGGTATCTCGCCAGGTGCGGTGAAGATTCCCATCATGCTTATAACTTTGAATTGTAATAAAGTCGCCTTCTTTTGGAAGTTTCATAACTTACCAACTTTCTACAATTTATAAGTTCATCTTCTATATTGTAACATATTTTCATAGAAATGCATAAGTTTTCATTGGAAATCTTAAAGATATTCTCTCAGGGCGCTGGCAATGTCGGAGAAATCATAACCTTTGCGGGCTAGAGCTTGGATTAAACGTTGTTTTAGGTCGTAGCCATCGTACTTTTTTGAGTACTTGCGGTATTGCTTGTCTAGCTCTTTATAGAGCAGTTCTTGCTGGTTTTCTTGGTCTTCTTCGATTTTCAAATGCTGATAGGCGGTTTTGGCTTGGCTGTATGAAAAACCTTTGTTTATCAGGGATTGGAGAATTTTATCTTGTAAGGCCTTGCTGGGCAGTTTTCCTTGGTTCTTTTTGAGCAGCTTTTCGGCAACCTTGTCTGTTAGTTCAGTAAAATCAAACTGGTTCAATTCTTCTTCTATGATAGTGCTAGAAATCCCTTTTTGACTGAGTTTTTGCTTGAGAACAAAAGCGCCTTTGTCACTAGTGAGAAGGTTGGATTGGATAAAAGAGTTAGCATATTTTCTATCATTAATCCAATTATCCTTTTTTAGATTGTCCAAGACCTGGCTGATGATTTCTGGTTGGATGTCGTGCTGTGTTAAGTAGTCTTTAACTTCCTTGGCAGTTCTTTGCTTGAAGGAGAGATGGTAGAGGGCTAGATTTTTTCCGTAGGAGAATTGGGCATAGTCTTGAATTTCTAATAGCTCTTGTTCTGTGATTTCCATTCCTTTAGATAGCATGAAGCGAACGATGGTGTCTTCTGTGATATAGAGCTTTTCACTGTCGTCCAACTCCAAGAGGTAGAGTCTTTTTTTCTTTTCGATTTTTGTGATTTTCATAAGAGATTTTGGTAGAATC
Protein-coding sequences here:
- a CDS encoding DUF402 domain-containing protein, with product MKLPKEGDFITIQSYKHDGNLHRTWRDTMVLKTTENAIIGVNDHTLVTESDGRRWVTREPAIVYFHKKYWFNIIAMIRDNGTSYYCNLASPYYLDNEALKYIDYDLDVKVFADGEKRLLDVEEYERHKKQMHYSDDLDFILKENVKILVDWINNGRGPFSDAYVNIWYKRYVELKNR
- the recX gene encoding recombination regulator RecX; this encodes MKITKIEKKKRLYLLELDDSEKLYITEDTIVRFMLSKGMEITEQELLEIQDYAQFSYGKNLALYHLSFKQRTAKEVKDYLTQHDIQPEIISQVLDNLKKDNWINDRKYANSFIQSNLLTSDKGAFVLKQKLSQKGISSTIIEEELNQFDFTELTDKVAEKLLKKNQGKLPSKALQDKILQSLINKGFSYSQAKTAYQHLKIEEDQENQQELLYKELDKQYRKYSKKYDGYDLKQRLIQALARKGYDFSDIASALREYL